The following proteins come from a genomic window of Oricola thermophila:
- a CDS encoding very short patch repair endonuclease, with protein sequence MTDIVDKPTRSRMMAGIRGKNTKPELALRRALHACGFRFRLHSGKVHGRPDIILPKHRAVILVHGCFWHRHEGCRYTSTPSTRPEFWRAKFEANVARDEAVHRKLLEDGWRVATIWECSLRKPDQVRTTTEILSNWLQSHKLEIEIGETDARRS encoded by the coding sequence ATGACCGATATCGTGGACAAGCCGACTCGATCACGCATGATGGCGGGAATCCGGGGAAAAAACACAAAGCCGGAACTGGCTCTTCGGCGGGCTTTGCATGCGTGCGGCTTCCGATTTCGGCTTCACTCCGGAAAAGTTCACGGACGACCCGACATTATTCTTCCTAAACACCGCGCTGTGATCTTAGTGCACGGCTGTTTCTGGCATCGTCATGAGGGTTGTCGCTACACGAGCACCCCGTCGACTCGCCCGGAATTCTGGCGAGCGAAGTTCGAAGCGAATGTCGCGCGAGATGAGGCGGTTCACAGGAAGCTTCTGGAAGACGGATGGCGCGTGGCGACTATATGGGAGTGCTCATTGCGCAAACCAGATCAGGTTCGCACCACGACTGAGATTCTCTCGAACTGGCTGCAATCTCATAAATTAGAGATCGAGATTGGTGAAACCGATGCGAGGCGTTCCTGA
- a CDS encoding AAA family ATPase — MSEERLATFFLRRLRHRAGAQALRLAVAGGMLLRSEVKVAAAAIAVYDVIVDVVTVPLAVLRRRLGLPARLRSAGQGRGTTRSGGRRLAPFADAPIDIDRELEAITAELRAAKARRGGRKKGRAAAAVDGRGKTAGKVRASTERTGTAGAEDRTRRALSATAEIASLMREETGSGAAKDPARKRRSSRKPAGRRGQPIDPDLRERFVRAVRACGLSPDPVDVATVLLLARAVSQSGLSWEVLRERLAAPTPIVTIRSQVAGVENALVRLLHDGVILPRAVKSYGGYSFHDYGRYVNPDGPDEGRPIIAFRSRDRAYAEKGEDLAVDVAQAVSSNMPILAIAEGKRKLPAELAAATNLDLSIGPLDACIVGRVIEEVIGNAAVDPNEETDADACARIGDCSMLTLADLTAAIRPGVGRDHAIAALARLAERRREDAANEDENDDGIGKGGSSWSRRDEGSSGSELIKPEEPPAPGSSRDGQSGPDRVGKPPAAGPYLGLETLSGYGEAADWARGVKHDLALWREGKLDWSAMSTRILLSGPPGTGKTTFARALCNTLQIPLLITSVTTWLEPGYLGSVIRRMKLAFEEAEKKKPVILFIDEIDALGSRQSFDREHADYWNSVVNRALELIDGAKEREGIIMVGATNRPEQLDAALLRSGRLERHVRIGLPDTDARIGILAHHLASDLVNVLATAPPAKPTNVDDHDDTEPESGADGRNAGSSAAEALRREVARRRGWRGRIGAWIGRRGSGSDRGAGRTDE, encoded by the coding sequence TTGAGCGAAGAGCGCCTTGCAACCTTCTTCCTGAGGCGGCTTCGCCACCGGGCAGGAGCCCAGGCACTCCGTCTTGCGGTCGCTGGCGGCATGCTGCTGCGCTCCGAGGTGAAGGTCGCCGCTGCGGCGATAGCGGTCTACGACGTCATCGTCGACGTCGTCACCGTGCCGCTTGCCGTCCTTCGGCGCAGGCTCGGGCTGCCTGCGAGGCTGCGTTCGGCAGGACAGGGCAGGGGGACAACAAGGTCAGGCGGTCGTCGCCTGGCGCCCTTCGCGGATGCCCCGATCGACATCGATCGCGAGCTGGAAGCGATCACGGCGGAATTGCGGGCCGCAAAGGCGCGTCGAGGCGGACGGAAGAAGGGGCGTGCCGCTGCCGCCGTCGACGGTCGCGGCAAGACTGCCGGGAAGGTCAGGGCATCGACAGAGAGGACAGGGACGGCGGGCGCGGAGGACAGGACAAGACGCGCGCTCTCGGCCACGGCGGAAATCGCCTCTCTGATGCGCGAGGAGACGGGATCCGGTGCCGCAAAAGACCCGGCAAGGAAAAGACGCTCGTCCCGCAAGCCTGCCGGGCGCCGTGGTCAACCGATCGACCCGGATCTGCGCGAACGCTTCGTGCGGGCCGTGCGCGCGTGCGGGCTGTCGCCCGATCCGGTCGACGTCGCGACGGTGCTGCTGCTGGCGCGCGCCGTCTCGCAAAGCGGTCTCTCATGGGAGGTCCTGCGGGAGCGTCTCGCGGCCCCGACGCCGATCGTCACGATCCGCTCGCAGGTCGCAGGTGTCGAGAATGCCCTGGTCCGGCTGCTGCATGACGGGGTGATCCTGCCGCGGGCAGTGAAGTCATATGGAGGCTATTCTTTCCACGACTACGGACGATACGTGAATCCCGACGGTCCGGATGAGGGGCGGCCGATCATCGCCTTCCGCAGCCGCGACCGTGCCTATGCGGAGAAAGGCGAAGACCTGGCGGTCGATGTCGCGCAGGCGGTCTCCTCGAACATGCCGATCCTCGCGATCGCGGAGGGAAAGCGCAAACTCCCGGCCGAACTTGCCGCTGCAACCAACCTCGACCTGTCCATCGGACCGCTCGATGCGTGCATTGTCGGTCGGGTGATCGAGGAAGTGATCGGAAACGCGGCCGTCGACCCGAATGAAGAGACTGATGCGGATGCCTGCGCGCGGATCGGCGATTGCTCGATGCTGACGCTGGCCGATCTCACCGCCGCGATCCGTCCGGGCGTCGGCCGGGATCATGCGATTGCCGCGCTGGCGCGGCTTGCCGAGCGACGCCGCGAGGATGCCGCCAATGAAGACGAGAACGATGACGGCATCGGCAAGGGCGGCAGCTCCTGGTCGCGCCGCGACGAGGGTTCGTCGGGCAGCGAGCTGATCAAGCCGGAAGAACCGCCCGCACCCGGTAGCAGCAGGGACGGGCAGTCCGGACCCGACAGGGTCGGCAAGCCGCCTGCTGCCGGGCCGTATCTCGGTCTCGAGACCCTGTCCGGATATGGCGAGGCCGCGGACTGGGCCCGTGGGGTGAAGCATGATCTTGCGCTCTGGCGCGAGGGAAAGCTCGACTGGTCGGCCATGAGCACCCGCATCCTGTTGTCGGGCCCGCCGGGCACGGGCAAGACGACCTTCGCAAGGGCTCTTTGCAACACGCTGCAGATCCCGCTGCTCATCACCTCCGTCACGACCTGGCTGGAACCGGGCTATCTCGGCTCCGTGATCAGGCGCATGAAGCTGGCCTTCGAGGAGGCGGAGAAGAAGAAGCCCGTCATCCTGTTCATCGACGAGATCGACGCGCTGGGCAGTCGCCAGTCGTTCGACCGCGAGCACGCCGACTACTGGAACTCGGTCGTCAACAGGGCGCTCGAACTGATCGACGGCGCAAAGGAACGCGAGGGCATCATCATGGTCGGCGCGACCAACAGGCCCGAACAGCTGGATGCGGCTTTGCTGCGCTCCGGCCGTCTCGAGCGCCATGTCCGGATCGGATTGCCGGATACGGACGCCCGCATCGGCATTCTTGCACATCACCTGGCAAGCGATCTCGTCAACGTGCTGGCGACGGCACCGCCCGCGAAACCGACAAACGTCGATGACCACGATGACACGGAACCGGAAAGCGGAGCCGACGGTAGGAATGCCGGATCGAGTGCCGCCGAGGCGCTGCGAAGGGAGGTGGCCAGGCGCCGGGGATGGCGCGGACGGATCGGTGCGTGGATCGGCAGAAGAGGATCGGGATCGGACAGGGGAGCAGGACGAACCGATGAATGA
- a CDS encoding IS110 family transposase, whose amino-acid sequence MTAIDILGIDIAKNVFQLHGADRRGRPVFKRRVMRDQLLGVLSGIEPCTIAIEACTGAFCWARKFEELGHRVKIVSPQYVKPFVRGQKNDGNDAEAICTAVRQPHIPLVPKRTKEQQDIQALHRARQRLVNHRTATICQIRGLLLDRGIAFGKSITKARRMVPDILSDMNNELSEMARDAIAELWDLFCNLDRRIISFDKKIEAVFRASPTCQRIAKIKGVGPKTATAIVAAIGDGREFRDGRHLAAWLGLVPRQHSSGDKRVMLSISKRGSQHLRTLLVHGARAVVRTAPNKDDQMNVWVNDLRERRGFNRATVAVANKNARIIRAVLRTGEPYRAAI is encoded by the coding sequence ATGACCGCCATAGACATCCTCGGCATCGATATCGCGAAGAACGTCTTTCAACTGCATGGAGCCGATCGACGAGGCCGCCCGGTTTTCAAACGACGAGTGATGCGCGATCAACTCCTCGGTGTACTTAGCGGCATCGAGCCATGCACCATCGCGATCGAAGCCTGCACCGGCGCGTTCTGCTGGGCGCGGAAGTTCGAGGAACTCGGGCATCGAGTGAAGATCGTAAGCCCGCAATATGTGAAGCCGTTCGTGAGGGGACAAAAGAACGACGGAAACGATGCCGAGGCAATCTGCACCGCGGTGCGCCAGCCGCATATTCCACTTGTGCCAAAGAGAACCAAAGAGCAGCAGGACATTCAGGCTTTGCATCGCGCCAGGCAGCGCCTTGTAAACCACCGTACGGCGACGATCTGCCAGATTAGAGGACTGCTCCTCGATCGCGGCATCGCTTTTGGCAAGTCAATCACCAAAGCGCGGCGGATGGTCCCTGATATTCTCAGCGACATGAACAACGAATTGAGCGAGATGGCTCGTGATGCCATCGCCGAACTATGGGATCTGTTCTGCAATCTCGATCGGCGTATCATTTCCTTCGACAAGAAGATCGAAGCGGTCTTCAGGGCGAGTCCAACCTGCCAGCGGATCGCCAAGATCAAGGGTGTTGGGCCGAAAACTGCGACCGCGATTGTAGCGGCGATCGGGGATGGTCGGGAGTTCCGAGACGGCCGCCACCTCGCGGCCTGGCTTGGTCTTGTGCCGCGTCAGCATTCGAGCGGCGACAAGCGGGTCATGCTCAGCATCTCAAAGCGAGGAAGCCAGCATCTACGTACGCTGCTGGTCCACGGGGCACGGGCGGTCGTCCGAACCGCGCCTAACAAAGATGACCAGATGAATGTCTGGGTCAACGATCTTCGGGAGCGGCGCGGGTTCAACCGAGCCACGGTCGCGGTCGCCAACAAGAACGCACGGATCATCAGGGCTGTGCTTCGAACGGGCGAACCATACCGCGCCGCAATCTGA
- a CDS encoding LacI family DNA-binding transcriptional regulator has product MADKVTALDIAKRLSVSRSTVSRAFDPASRISPDLRRRILKLAHELGYRPTSAARLIMREYPHVIAVVVRDVTNPVRAAIMTRLIRELERNGYLPLVFQVPNARTISARIEAILSHLPSAVVMTGFRPPSSVLTLCSQRGTPTLILNRGGIKGLAANYITSDHHGGGLKAAEVLIARGCRNIAFVSGQSVNDPDASEERMRGFLAGLERVGMVACAAHEGDHSYDSGVRAAREFFAASTRPDGVFCGNDMMAMGFMDVARETFGLIPPDDYQLVGYDNIEMANWAPYRLSTIAQNMEAVIAATVRGVRQLVEKPDHSIRVVVPVKFIARNTTRETTAQE; this is encoded by the coding sequence TTGGCCGACAAAGTCACCGCGCTGGATATCGCAAAAAGACTGTCGGTGTCGCGTTCGACGGTATCGCGGGCTTTTGACCCGGCGTCACGGATATCGCCCGACCTTCGACGGCGCATTCTCAAGCTGGCGCACGAACTGGGCTATCGCCCTACGTCGGCCGCACGGCTGATCATGCGGGAATACCCGCATGTCATCGCCGTGGTGGTGCGCGATGTAACCAATCCTGTACGCGCGGCCATCATGACGCGCCTGATCCGCGAACTGGAGCGCAACGGCTATCTGCCTCTTGTGTTCCAAGTGCCGAACGCCCGCACTATAAGCGCCCGGATCGAAGCGATCCTCAGCCATTTGCCTTCTGCCGTCGTTATGACCGGTTTCCGTCCTCCTTCGAGTGTCCTGACGTTGTGTTCCCAGCGCGGCACGCCGACACTGATCCTGAACAGGGGGGGTATAAAGGGGCTGGCTGCCAACTACATAACCAGCGATCACCATGGTGGCGGGCTGAAGGCGGCGGAAGTGCTGATCGCGCGCGGATGCCGCAACATCGCATTCGTATCCGGCCAAAGCGTCAACGATCCGGATGCCAGTGAAGAGCGGATGCGCGGGTTCCTTGCCGGATTGGAACGCGTGGGCATGGTGGCATGTGCAGCCCATGAGGGCGATCACAGCTATGACAGCGGCGTTCGAGCGGCACGCGAGTTCTTCGCCGCATCCACGCGGCCCGACGGAGTGTTTTGCGGCAACGACATGATGGCCATGGGGTTCATGGATGTCGCGCGTGAGACATTCGGCTTGATTCCCCCGGATGATTATCAGCTTGTCGGTTATGACAATATCGAAATGGCCAATTGGGCTCCCTACCGGCTCAGCACTATCGCGCAGAACATGGAGGCTGTCATAGCCGCCACCGTCAGGGGGGTGCGTCAGCTCGTTGAGAAACCGGACCATTCGATTCGCGTTGTCGTGCCGGTGAAATTTATTGCGCGTAACACGACCCGCGAAACAACAGCACAAGAGTAG
- a CDS encoding PfkB family carbohydrate kinase: MDLYPEPVGTKIADAVDFSAMLGGSAANIAAGLSRLGCRASLMTALSDDPVGRFCANRMAALGIGQELVARSGPETRTSLALSETRLEDHETLIYRNGAADFDLSMDIAESVDFTGVDALVVTGTALAREPSRAVVMRAVDRARQAGTDVVLDLDYRPYSWSSVEEASAVCYSAARKCQIVVGNDLEFAVMYGRGRPEPDLAQALHDEGVRLCIYKMGQQGAVSFNGQERLRTGIYPVSALKPVGAGDAFLASFLAAHYTGLALKDSIARGSAAAAIVVSRKGCADAMPTQEDVTEFMAQQTMTNPTKG, translated from the coding sequence ATGGACCTGTATCCCGAACCCGTCGGGACCAAGATAGCCGATGCGGTCGATTTCTCCGCCATGCTGGGCGGATCGGCGGCCAACATCGCAGCGGGCCTGTCGCGGCTCGGATGTCGCGCCAGTCTCATGACCGCGCTGTCAGATGATCCGGTCGGAAGGTTTTGCGCAAACCGGATGGCCGCGCTGGGTATCGGTCAGGAACTGGTGGCCCGGTCGGGACCCGAGACGCGCACGTCCTTGGCGCTTTCCGAGACACGTCTCGAGGATCACGAAACACTGATCTATCGCAACGGAGCCGCCGATTTCGATCTGTCGATGGATATCGCCGAGAGCGTCGATTTCACTGGAGTTGACGCATTGGTGGTGACCGGCACCGCCTTGGCGCGCGAACCTTCGCGCGCAGTCGTGATGCGTGCGGTAGACCGGGCGAGGCAAGCTGGAACCGATGTGGTGCTGGATCTCGATTACCGTCCGTATTCCTGGAGTAGTGTGGAAGAGGCGAGCGCCGTGTGTTATTCGGCAGCACGCAAATGCCAAATAGTCGTCGGCAATGACTTGGAGTTCGCGGTCATGTATGGCCGTGGGAGGCCCGAACCGGATCTCGCTCAAGCCCTTCATGACGAGGGCGTTCGCCTGTGCATCTACAAAATGGGCCAGCAAGGCGCAGTTTCCTTCAATGGTCAGGAAAGGCTGCGCACCGGGATCTATCCCGTTTCAGCGTTGAAACCGGTAGGGGCGGGAGATGCTTTCTTGGCATCTTTCCTCGCCGCTCACTACACCGGTCTTGCTTTGAAGGACAGTATCGCCCGGGGTTCGGCGGCAGCAGCTATCGTCGTATCGCGGAAAGGTTGCGCCGACGCCATGCCAACCCAAGAAGACGTGACTGAGTTTATGGCACAACAGACCATGACAAACCCGACGAAGGGCTGA
- a CDS encoding ATP-dependent Zn protease, which yields MNEAAALRERYLANAAATAETLLRRLALKTAGFSGADIERLVREARAMARREQRPLSWTDLERLLEAGRPKITDGLRRRAAIHEAGHAIVGHLLGIGRIRSVGIAVTSNEAGHVWSEETTADEQVEPRLMARLAVLLAGRAAERVILGTVSAGAGGDHDSDLAQATKLAADIETVLGLARTRPLLHRRIEPFMLLGGQAKGLVRRIDRRLRRAERQACRIVRENRDAVIDLAARLLEVEVLEGEDLHRLLPEREGRGGSVP from the coding sequence ATGAATGAAGCTGCAGCACTACGAGAACGATACCTGGCAAATGCGGCCGCGACCGCGGAAACGCTGCTGCGCCGTCTTGCATTGAAGACGGCGGGCTTCTCGGGCGCCGATATCGAGCGGCTGGTCAGGGAGGCCCGTGCCATGGCGCGCCGCGAACAGCGGCCGCTGTCATGGACGGACCTGGAACGCCTGCTCGAAGCCGGGCGGCCGAAGATCACGGATGGCCTCCGGCGTCGCGCCGCGATCCACGAGGCGGGCCACGCGATTGTCGGTCACCTGCTCGGCATCGGTCGCATCCGCAGTGTCGGCATCGCGGTCACGTCAAACGAGGCCGGGCATGTCTGGTCCGAGGAGACCACGGCAGATGAGCAGGTCGAGCCGCGCCTCATGGCCCGGCTTGCCGTCCTCTTGGCGGGCCGTGCGGCCGAACGCGTCATTCTGGGCACGGTCTCGGCGGGGGCGGGCGGGGATCATGACAGCGATCTTGCCCAGGCCACGAAACTTGCCGCCGACATCGAGACGGTCCTCGGTCTTGCACGAACACGGCCGCTGCTTCATCGGCGCATCGAGCCGTTCATGCTGCTGGGGGGACAGGCGAAGGGGCTGGTCCGCCGCATCGACCGCCGTCTGCGCCGGGCCGAGAGACAGGCATGCCGCATCGTTCGCGAAAACCGCGATGCCGTGATCGATCTGGCCGCACGGCTGCTCGAAGTGGAGGTGCTGGAAGGCGAGGATCTACACAGGCTGTTGCCGGAGAGAGAGGGAAGGGGTGGTTCCGTTCCATGA
- a CDS encoding IS3 family transposase (programmed frameshift) produces MKRSRFSEEQIIAILKQQESGMATADVCREHGISSATFYKWKAKFGGLEVSDARRLKALEDENAKLKKLLAEQMLDNAMLKDIASRKLVTPAARRDAVAHLCEAHQVSQRRACSVLGVDRSSVRYRSVRPDDADLREAMKAVAAARRRFGYRRVHVMLERQGWQVNLKKLRRLYAEERLQVKKRGGRKRAVGTRRPMLVPERPKERWSLDFVSDAFTDGRRFRVLAIVDDFSRECLALVADTSLSGLRVTRELTAIMARRGRPGTIVSDNGTELTSMAVLRWCQETRIDWHYTAPGKPMQNAFIESFNGSFRDELLNETLFSSLTEARKKITAWKEDYNRHRPHSSLGNLTPQEFAMKSRLETKAA; encoded by the exons ATGAAGAGATCACGGTTCAGCGAAGAGCAGATCATCGCGATCCTGAAGCAGCAGGAGAGCGGCATGGCCACGGCGGACGTTTGCCGGGAGCATGGAATCAGCTCGGCGACGTTTTACAAATGGAAGGCGAAGTTCGGCGGGTTGGAGGTGTCGGACGCCCGGCGGCTCAAGGCGCTCGAAGATGAGAACGCGAAGCTGAAGAAGCTGCTGGCCGAGCAGATGCTGGACAACGCGATGCTGAAAGATATCGCCTCGCGAAAGT TGGTAACGCCCGCAGCCAGGCGGGATGCCGTGGCGCATCTGTGTGAAGCGCATCAGGTGAGCCAGCGGCGGGCGTGTTCTGTTCTGGGCGTTGATCGGTCGAGCGTGCGGTATCGCAGCGTGCGTCCTGACGATGCCGACCTGCGCGAGGCGATGAAGGCTGTCGCCGCCGCGCGCCGTCGCTTCGGCTATCGACGGGTGCATGTGATGCTGGAGCGGCAGGGCTGGCAGGTGAACCTGAAGAAGCTGAGGCGGCTCTACGCGGAAGAGAGGTTGCAAGTGAAGAAACGCGGCGGCCGGAAGCGCGCCGTTGGAACTCGCAGGCCGATGCTGGTTCCGGAACGGCCAAAAGAACGCTGGAGCCTGGATTTCGTCTCGGACGCCTTCACTGACGGGCGGCGGTTTCGGGTGCTTGCCATTGTGGATGATTTCAGCCGGGAATGCCTGGCGCTGGTCGCCGACACCTCGCTCTCAGGGCTGCGCGTCACGCGGGAGCTGACGGCGATCATGGCCCGGCGCGGGAGGCCTGGAACGATTGTCAGCGACAATGGCACGGAACTGACCAGTATGGCGGTGCTCAGATGGTGCCAGGAAACCCGGATCGACTGGCACTACACCGCGCCCGGAAAGCCTATGCAGAACGCCTTCATCGAGTCGTTCAACGGCAGCTTCCGGGATGAACTCTTGAACGAAACCCTGTTCTCGTCGCTGACCGAGGCCCGCAAGAAAATCACCGCATGGAAGGAGGACTACAACCGACACAGACCCCACTCGTCCCTGGGCAATCTCACGCCGCAGGAGTTTGCAATGAAATCGAGACTGGAAACGAAGGCCGCATGA
- a CDS encoding class II fructose-bisphosphate aldolase — protein sequence MPLVTLTQAFDSIASDGGALAGVVVLGWEDACAYVRAAEKVGCPVILQAGPGCRAHTPLSVLSEMFRVLAEGAKVPVVAHLDHGKTPQDCLDAIDAGFTSVMYDGSALPLAENIENTRQVLTAARAAGVSVEAELGIVGYVGAKESVGTSPDEARIFIEQAPVDALAISAGNTHLSQTDTVPADMAVIRAIEAAVPTPLVLHGGSGIPAAQRREIALHTRVAKFNIGTELRLAFGHTLRERLASDPDVFDRIEILKSLIDPIAERTAPVLANLLPEGSAA from the coding sequence ATGCCGCTAGTGACATTGACACAGGCCTTCGACAGCATTGCCTCCGACGGCGGCGCGCTTGCCGGCGTTGTTGTTCTTGGATGGGAAGATGCATGCGCTTATGTTCGCGCAGCCGAGAAAGTGGGCTGTCCGGTAATATTGCAGGCTGGTCCCGGATGCAGGGCGCACACTCCGTTATCCGTCCTTTCGGAAATGTTCCGTGTTCTGGCGGAAGGGGCTAAAGTACCTGTTGTAGCTCATCTCGATCATGGCAAGACGCCGCAGGATTGTCTGGATGCCATTGATGCGGGATTTACTTCCGTAATGTATGATGGTTCCGCTCTGCCGTTAGCCGAAAACATAGAGAACACGCGTCAGGTGTTGACAGCCGCGCGCGCCGCTGGCGTCAGCGTCGAGGCGGAGCTTGGCATCGTGGGCTATGTCGGGGCGAAAGAGTCAGTCGGTACCAGCCCAGACGAGGCGCGCATTTTTATCGAACAGGCACCCGTGGACGCCTTGGCAATTTCGGCCGGAAACACCCATCTTAGCCAGACCGACACCGTTCCGGCGGACATGGCTGTCATTCGCGCAATCGAGGCGGCAGTTCCCACACCCCTCGTCCTGCACGGGGGAAGTGGGATTCCCGCTGCACAGCGGCGTGAAATTGCTCTCCACACACGTGTCGCCAAGTTCAACATCGGCACGGAGCTTCGCTTGGCCTTCGGTCACACCCTGCGTGAACGGCTCGCATCCGATCCGGACGTCTTCGACCGGATCGAGATTCTGAAATCCCTGATTGACCCGATTGCGGAAAGAACTGCCCCTGTCCTGGCCAATCTTCTGCCGGAGGGTAGCGCCGCTTGA
- a CDS encoding alcohol dehydrogenase catalytic domain-containing protein, translated as MGAVLHGPEDLRYEPVRPEPLGADEVRISLGAAGICGSDQHYFRHARMGNFVLKAPFALGHEMSGDVIETGPEAAGLAPGDRVVVDPALTCGSCPGCRAGRANLCHNVQFMGSASHDPHLDGGYRDTFVVKAVRCVKVPAGTPHEIVVVTEPLSVAVHAVERAGPLLGRDVVITGGGTIGCLIAATARAAGAARICVSDPSGFRRDTALKMGATDVIDPTQRDAINALDAAGGAFDIGFEASGNTAGFNDCVRMVRRGGKAVLVGMIPTTDCTVPFNHMTTREIDLISTFRQNGVFGRSAAMLVDGHIDPGPIVTGSYRLAEVHKAFTASFDSERHIKVLLLGAGS; from the coding sequence ATGGGTGCCGTACTGCATGGCCCCGAGGACCTGCGCTATGAACCGGTTCGCCCCGAGCCGCTTGGCGCGGACGAGGTGCGCATCAGTCTTGGTGCAGCCGGCATCTGCGGATCGGATCAGCACTACTTCCGGCATGCCCGGATGGGGAATTTCGTGCTCAAGGCTCCGTTCGCACTGGGACACGAAATGAGCGGCGACGTGATCGAAACCGGTCCGGAAGCAGCCGGCCTCGCGCCGGGTGACCGGGTGGTTGTCGATCCGGCGCTTACCTGCGGCTCGTGCCCGGGCTGCAGGGCCGGACGAGCCAATTTGTGCCACAACGTGCAGTTCATGGGTTCCGCAAGCCATGACCCGCACCTGGATGGGGGCTATCGCGATACCTTTGTCGTCAAGGCAGTGCGTTGCGTGAAAGTCCCGGCCGGGACCCCTCACGAAATCGTCGTGGTGACCGAGCCGCTGTCGGTCGCCGTTCACGCCGTTGAGCGAGCGGGCCCCCTGCTGGGCCGCGATGTGGTCATTACCGGCGGCGGAACGATCGGCTGCCTGATTGCTGCCACTGCGCGAGCGGCCGGTGCAGCGCGGATTTGTGTATCAGATCCTAGCGGTTTTCGTCGCGACACGGCGCTGAAGATGGGCGCAACGGACGTGATCGACCCGACGCAGCGCGACGCAATCAATGCCCTGGACGCGGCTGGCGGCGCTTTTGACATCGGATTCGAGGCATCAGGCAATACGGCCGGATTCAACGACTGCGTGCGTATGGTTCGCCGCGGCGGGAAAGCCGTGCTTGTCGGGATGATCCCGACCACGGATTGCACGGTGCCGTTCAACCATATGACGACCCGGGAAATCGACCTGATCTCGACCTTCAGACAGAACGGAGTATTCGGACGGTCGGCCGCCATGCTTGTGGATGGACACATCGATCCCGGCCCGATCGTGACCGGTAGCTACAGGCTCGCCGAGGTGCACAAGGCCTTCACTGCCTCCTTCGACAGTGAACGACATATAAAAGTCCTGTTGCTGGGTGCCGGAAGCTAG